A part of Halalkalicoccus tibetensis genomic DNA contains:
- a CDS encoding signal peptidase I, with protein MLLPLIGGGLLGQPIGLGFVETGSMEPTIDAGDGFVAVPGLLSGEVEEGDVIVFEATNVQGGEVTTHRIVGETDHGYITQGDANPFSDQSQGEPPVTDGQILATALQIGTTVVVIPHLGTMVLFMSNILTSMSAVLSQLLGRPIPGGAAGLGYLFIGLGAVVLAVTILRGEDRTRRFRSRSRSRRGVLSRRRLVVLIVIVVSMPLVAGMAIPSGVHEYGIVSAERDSPASHVIEAGETSRDTHTVPNTGVVPTVVVTEPASEGIAVDRSVTHLGARTSADVTVEIEAPPETGYYYRHLAEYHYPIVLPPSLLIALHGIHPLVAGSAILATAAGIPALVAYLVLEPGRYRTRSRSR; from the coding sequence GTGCTGCTGCCACTGATTGGTGGGGGACTGTTAGGGCAGCCGATCGGACTGGGTTTCGTCGAAACAGGGAGCATGGAACCGACGATCGATGCAGGGGATGGGTTCGTCGCCGTTCCAGGCTTGCTAAGCGGAGAAGTCGAAGAGGGTGACGTTATCGTGTTTGAAGCGACCAACGTCCAGGGCGGTGAGGTGACGACACACCGTATCGTTGGCGAGACCGATCACGGGTATATCACACAAGGAGACGCTAACCCGTTTTCCGACCAGAGCCAAGGGGAACCCCCAGTGACGGACGGTCAGATACTCGCGACTGCCCTGCAGATCGGTACTACCGTCGTCGTCATACCACATCTCGGAACAATGGTGCTGTTTATGTCAAATATACTCACTAGCATGTCCGCCGTCCTCTCACAGCTATTGGGGAGACCGATACCAGGGGGTGCCGCCGGATTGGGGTATCTCTTCATCGGTCTCGGCGCTGTGGTTCTCGCTGTGACGATACTCCGTGGTGAGGACCGGACGCGGCGCTTTCGGTCCCGGTCCCGTTCACGACGCGGCGTTCTCTCCCGTCGTCGCCTCGTCGTTCTGATCGTTATCGTCGTATCGATGCCATTAGTGGCGGGTATGGCCATCCCGTCGGGCGTTCACGAGTACGGGATCGTGAGCGCGGAACGCGACTCGCCAGCATCCCATGTCATCGAAGCGGGCGAAACTAGCCGTGATACACATACGGTTCCGAACACGGGGGTCGTTCCGACGGTCGTGGTCACCGAACCGGCAAGCGAAGGGATAGCGGTCGACCGCTCCGTAACCCATCTCGGGGCTCGCACCTCAGCTGACGTCACCGTCGAGATCGAAGCACCGCCGGAGACGGGCTACTACTACAGACATCTCGCGGAGTATCACTACCCAATCGTCCTCCCGCCATCGTTGCTCATCGCGCTTCACGGCATCCACCCGTTGGTCGCAGGAAGCGCTATTCTGGCTACTGCTGCCGGGATTCCCGCCCTCGTTGCGTATCTCGTCCTCGAACCCGGTCGCTACAGAACGCGATCACGGTCCCGATAA
- a CDS encoding DUF5305 family protein, producing the protein MNDQNVSDPEFKLRYYLDRYFTLVIAVLLVCLLISGWVTYVAYTDQQTETDEETLAVYDSTVDFQHSATAPEDNPLYAAGTELENQSVYFYRATPVVDGEFVYEYETTEPTDVEIETDLELVLRSTEEIDNDDEVLLEHWRQSETVGEETLQQEGSSGEHTIPFGVAIADLEHQLWTINEILRTPEQRPDDDLGSLPGDTEIAVVATTSVTTDLAGEEIEREEVNELVMDPQSGLVRVDERTETEPTEVIETSTDSVPPSVFSGIVIPLLALGSLVAVVGLAVVRSRGRVAPAPDRLRLYEEQRARKRFDDWISTGTMPEEHLQLPTTTVNSLADLVDAAIDTNSRVIEDEQLPVYHFVNGSTRYVYTPPTHLTTESSPTEGEVED; encoded by the coding sequence ATGAACGATCAAAACGTCTCCGACCCAGAGTTCAAGCTTCGATATTACCTCGACAGGTATTTTACACTCGTCATCGCCGTTTTGCTTGTCTGTCTGCTCATCAGTGGCTGGGTGACGTACGTCGCCTATACTGACCAGCAGACCGAGACGGACGAGGAAACGCTCGCTGTCTACGATTCGACGGTCGACTTCCAGCATTCGGCGACGGCCCCCGAGGACAATCCACTCTATGCTGCCGGCACTGAATTGGAGAATCAGTCGGTCTATTTCTATCGTGCAACACCGGTAGTCGATGGGGAGTTCGTCTATGAATACGAGACTACGGAGCCCACCGACGTCGAGATAGAAACGGATTTAGAGCTAGTCCTTCGTTCGACGGAGGAGATCGATAACGACGACGAAGTGCTTCTCGAACATTGGCGCCAGTCAGAAACGGTTGGTGAAGAGACACTTCAACAAGAGGGGAGTTCTGGTGAACACACGATTCCATTCGGGGTGGCGATCGCGGATCTCGAACACCAGCTGTGGACTATCAACGAGATTCTTCGGACTCCTGAACAGAGACCCGATGACGATCTGGGGAGCCTCCCCGGCGACACAGAAATCGCGGTCGTCGCAACGACATCCGTTACGACAGACCTTGCTGGGGAGGAAATAGAGCGAGAGGAGGTGAATGAACTAGTGATGGATCCCCAAAGTGGGTTGGTCCGTGTCGACGAGAGGACCGAAACCGAGCCAACGGAGGTTATTGAAACATCGACCGACAGTGTCCCGCCGAGTGTTTTCAGTGGTATCGTCATACCGCTACTGGCCCTTGGTTCGCTGGTAGCTGTTGTCGGACTAGCTGTTGTACGTTCACGCGGAAGAGTAGCTCCAGCACCCGATCGCCTACGGCTGTACGAGGAGCAACGGGCACGCAAGCGGTTCGATGACTGGATCTCGACGGGGACGATGCCGGAAGAGCATCTGCAGTTGCCGACCACGACTGTCAACTCACTCGCGGATCTCGTCGATGCGGCGATCGATACGAACAGTCGTGTAATTGAGGATGAGCAGTTGCCAGTCTACCACTTCGTGAACGGTTCGACACGATACGTATACACACCACCGACGCATCTGACGACCGAGTCGAGTCCTACAGAGGGTGAGGTGGAGGACTGA